A single Streptococcus thermophilus DNA region contains:
- a CDS encoding SAG1252 family conjugative relaxosome accessory protein yields the protein MTDHYRIIRKEINLTPGELKQIQELMKQEHAEQFSPFVRQKLMDLVERKQAVTDWFALWQSQKIEQISRDILQVTILAEQTQQVTAEHLRILLACVQELMAEVEKAIPLSPDFRDKYMGG from the coding sequence ATGACAGACCACTATCGTATTATCCGTAAGGAAATCAATCTGACACCAGGAGAACTGAAGCAGATTCAGGAGCTGATGAAGCAGGAACACGCAGAGCAATTCTCTCCCTTTGTCCGTCAAAAGCTGATGGACTTGGTTGAGAGGAAGCAGGCAGTAACGGATTGGTTTGCCCTCTGGCAGTCCCAGAAGATTGAACAAATCAGTCGAGACATTTTACAAGTGACTATCTTGGCTGAACAGACCCAGCAGGTCACGGCAGAGCACCTGCGAATTCTCTTGGCCTGTGTGCAGGAGTTGATGGCAGAAGTGGAGAAGGCTATCCCACTTAGCCCAGATTTTCGTGACAAGTACATGGGAGGTTAG
- a CDS encoding plasmid mobilization protein — protein sequence MENRYRTNLKKVFLTDQELETLNNRIGQSGCKNFSAYARKVLLNPNMTFLTIDTSSYDDLVFELRRIGNNLNQIARTVNQTHILTPSDRGFLVQGIGQLIKEVEKDFNIKCQQLKEFYGRH from the coding sequence ATGGAAAATCGTTACCGCACCAACCTCAAAAAAGTCTTTCTGACAGACCAGGAGTTGGAAACCCTGAACAACCGTATCGGTCAGAGTGGCTGTAAAAATTTCTCTGCTTATGCTAGAAAAGTTCTGCTCAATCCCAACATGACCTTTCTGACCATTGACACCAGTAGCTATGACGACTTGGTATTTGAGTTGAGACGAATCGGAAACAACCTCAATCAAATCGCACGGACCGTCAACCAGACTCACATCTTAACACCAAGTGACCGTGGATTTTTGGTGCAAGGCATTGGCCAACTCATCAAGGAAGTGGAGAAGGACTTTAACATAAAGTGTCAGCAGCTGAAGGAGTTTTATGGTCGTCACTAA
- a CDS encoding DEAD/DEAH box helicase — translation MIEFGRKSLYFSKLVRSKAKMIEFDIPLESHIPISEDAQKSFLGALAIAADTARKYFEDYINHKSFDSQLKNQLHNVAEYFDALLVSGLGNSAEYQDYIAILGTTAYYLGDYNGSSRVMVNYISDDMHLLEESITLVKVFIDVITDKLFLNHSPIEGKYSSELNTLVESYRNYILSKTEFSIDIYRDLQDKVYRNGSDFSVIIVNCLLAVVCKKIDSSSTKLLPEFSGLDFSLWQDYIQSTGSIKELWPSQIELGRKGMFSGKSGIVQMPTSSGKTASINLTLRSAFYSNRIDNALIVAPFRALCREIYRDINAHFVDENNVIVSEVFDLPEIPQDFSIFNDGNKRVFILTPEKLLFLLRNHQSFIDEIGLCIFDEAHLFDDPSRGTNFELLLSTVKQIFPKEIQKILISAVIPNSEAINRWFNEDGVIVSNNSIKTTEKRVAFSDLNGSNEQLYFIDPITFEEEFFVPRTVGVSELERLGKERKQKVFPELTNANDISIYYGTKLINNGGVGIFCGRKDTVNVVLRRFIDLNNRNYDLTDFLKNSDRSEVEKIGNLIGQNLGYDSVEYTSSQLGVFSHHSDIPMGIRIAIEYAFSKSKINNVVCTSTLAQGVNLPIKYLIISSVYQAGDAIKVRDFQNLIGRAGRAGKYTEGTIILTEPNIYKSPKNKWKKQNYEALLNPINTEGCQSNILSIIQFKSVVPTDYRFEPIKFDYWSLIKERFDSSVDYRTKINNILSELKGQNSPYFKDFNSKIDQIDNTLIAIENYIASMYATELETDSLAENTFGYFLGNEEEQEKIKELFILIKSKIITSLVETEIIAKNSIGLYQSELLNEWVQENKTSILSCEKEEDLLGVLTKIIIDLSNNKAMRKLSIENLNYISQLWIKGISYFQILESCTEKSISIEKRGKSKPIDMSDIISICDNGLGYETSMVLNAINNILEELVGEELDVLTMLIKRLKYGLPLEKEINIYELGFSDRIVVQVIGQEINSVSKNQIRNEIKRKSARLEDKLSDFPSYYTQIINEM, via the coding sequence ATGATAGAATTTGGGAGAAAGTCATTATATTTTTCAAAATTAGTGCGTTCAAAGGCAAAGATGATTGAATTTGATATTCCTTTAGAAAGTCATATTCCAATTTCAGAGGATGCTCAAAAATCGTTTCTTGGGGCACTAGCAATTGCTGCAGATACTGCTAGGAAGTATTTTGAAGATTATATCAATCATAAGAGTTTTGATTCACAATTAAAAAATCAATTACACAATGTTGCTGAATATTTTGATGCATTGCTGGTGTCAGGATTAGGAAATTCAGCTGAATATCAAGACTATATTGCAATACTAGGTACCACAGCTTATTATCTAGGCGATTATAATGGTAGTTCGAGAGTTATGGTTAACTACATATCGGATGATATGCACTTATTAGAAGAGAGTATAACTCTTGTAAAAGTATTTATTGACGTTATAACAGATAAACTCTTTTTGAATCATTCGCCAATAGAAGGTAAATACTCTAGTGAGTTAAATACTCTAGTGGAATCATATAGAAATTATATTTTATCAAAAACTGAGTTTTCTATAGATATTTATAGAGATTTACAAGATAAAGTATATAGGAATGGAAGTGATTTTTCTGTAATTATTGTAAATTGTCTCTTAGCAGTTGTATGTAAAAAAATAGATAGTTCATCAACGAAATTATTACCTGAATTTTCAGGATTAGATTTTTCTTTATGGCAGGATTATATACAATCAACAGGAAGCATAAAGGAGCTTTGGCCATCTCAAATTGAATTAGGAAGGAAAGGAATGTTTTCAGGTAAATCTGGAATCGTTCAGATGCCAACAAGTTCGGGTAAAACAGCCTCAATCAATCTAACTTTAAGATCAGCATTTTATTCAAATAGAATTGATAATGCATTGATTGTTGCACCTTTTAGAGCATTATGTAGAGAAATATATCGAGATATTAATGCACATTTCGTTGATGAGAATAATGTGATTGTTAGTGAAGTTTTTGATTTACCGGAGATTCCACAGGATTTCTCAATTTTTAATGATGGTAATAAAAGAGTTTTTATACTTACTCCAGAGAAATTATTGTTTTTATTGAGAAATCATCAAAGTTTTATTGATGAAATAGGACTTTGTATATTTGATGAAGCACATCTTTTTGATGATCCAAGTCGTGGAACCAATTTTGAATTACTGTTGTCAACGGTTAAACAAATTTTCCCAAAAGAAATACAGAAGATTTTAATTTCTGCTGTAATACCAAATAGTGAAGCTATAAATCGGTGGTTTAACGAAGATGGAGTAATCGTTTCTAATAATTCGATTAAAACAACAGAGAAAAGAGTTGCGTTTAGTGATTTAAACGGGAGTAATGAGCAATTATATTTCATAGATCCTATTACATTTGAAGAAGAATTTTTTGTTCCACGTACTGTTGGTGTTAGTGAATTAGAGCGGCTTGGAAAAGAACGCAAACAAAAAGTATTTCCAGAACTGACAAACGCAAATGATATAAGTATTTATTATGGGACTAAGCTAATTAATAATGGTGGAGTAGGAATTTTTTGTGGAAGAAAAGACACGGTCAATGTTGTTTTACGAAGATTTATAGACTTAAATAATAGGAATTATGATCTAACTGATTTCTTAAAAAACTCAGATAGGTCTGAAGTTGAAAAAATAGGAAATTTAATTGGTCAAAATTTAGGATATGATAGTGTTGAATATACAAGTAGTCAGCTAGGAGTTTTTTCACATCATTCAGATATACCTATGGGGATACGCATTGCTATAGAGTATGCTTTTTCAAAAAGTAAAATAAATAACGTAGTATGTACTTCAACCTTAGCACAAGGTGTAAACTTACCTATTAAATACTTGATTATCTCAAGTGTGTATCAAGCAGGAGATGCAATAAAAGTTCGTGATTTTCAGAATTTGATAGGTAGAGCAGGAAGGGCTGGAAAATATACAGAAGGAACAATAATTTTAACAGAGCCCAATATTTATAAATCACCAAAAAATAAGTGGAAAAAACAAAACTATGAAGCATTGTTAAATCCTATTAATACAGAGGGTTGTCAAAGCAATATTCTCAGTATTATACAGTTTAAATCAGTAGTTCCCACTGATTATCGATTCGAACCTATAAAATTTGATTATTGGAGTTTGATTAAAGAGAGATTTGACAGTTCTGTAGACTACAGAACAAAAATAAATAATATTTTATCAGAATTAAAAGGACAGAACAGTCCTTATTTTAAGGATTTTAATTCTAAGATAGATCAGATTGATAATACCCTAATTGCAATTGAAAATTATATTGCTTCTATGTATGCTACTGAATTGGAGACTGATAGTTTAGCTGAAAATACTTTTGGATATTTCTTAGGTAATGAAGAGGAGCAAGAAAAAATAAAAGAATTATTTATCTTGATAAAATCTAAAATAATTACCAGTTTAGTAGAAACTGAAATAATTGCAAAAAACTCAATTGGATTATATCAATCTGAGTTATTAAATGAATGGGTTCAGGAAAATAAAACTTCTATCCTTTCTTGTGAGAAGGAGGAAGATTTATTAGGTGTTTTAACTAAGATAATAATAGATCTTTCAAATAACAAGGCGATGAGAAAATTAAGTATAGAAAATCTAAATTATATTTCTCAACTCTGGATTAAGGGTATTTCTTATTTTCAAATATTGGAAAGTTGTACTGAAAAATCAATTAGTATTGAGAAAAGAGGTAAGTCAAAACCAATTGATATGTCTGACATAATCTCAATTTGTGATAATGGATTAGGGTATGAAACATCAATGGTTTTAAATGCGATTAATAATATTCTTGAAGAACTAGTTGGAGAGGAATTGGACGTATTGACTATGTTAATAAAGAGGCTGAAATATGGGCTACCTCTGGAAAAAGAAATCAATATCTATGAATTAGGTTTTTCAGATAGAATTGTGGTCCAAGTTATTGGTCAAGAGATTAATTCTGTAAGTAAGAATCAAATTAGAAATGAAATCAAACGGAAATCAGCTAGACTAGAAGATAAATTGAGTGATTTTCCAAGTTATTATACACAGATAATTAATGAAATGTAA
- a CDS encoding restriction endonuclease — protein sequence MTKISFEIQQQIIQCFGLCFHYKDTVVSFMQTSGVPNDLILKSKSEPKFIWAKNVINELNKTENGRLIIRRIATEFYKMKNIPDEVQDRDRGLDALRKLKRLIVDTQQNKVNETLNNSYHRSKQEMKIQLKQQRLQKIEELKTEYYSLFSSENPQERGYRLEKIVANLFRINDIDYHDSYRNSTNTQQLDGYFRFEGFDYLVEMKWEKNPVNSPKIASLKQKVDTKLTSTRGLFLSINGFRDEVIQDFSNKDAKILFMDGQELAYILENRISLYEALKVKIIGASKTGNPNVSIINQE from the coding sequence ATTACTAAAATATCTTTTGAAATCCAACAACAAATTATTCAATGTTTTGGATTATGTTTTCACTATAAAGATACTGTTGTTTCATTTATGCAAACTTCGGGAGTTCCTAATGATTTAATATTAAAATCGAAATCGGAACCGAAGTTTATTTGGGCGAAAAATGTTATAAATGAACTTAATAAAACAGAAAATGGAAGATTGATAATTAGACGAATAGCAACTGAATTTTATAAGATGAAAAATATTCCTGATGAAGTTCAAGATAGAGATAGAGGATTAGATGCGTTAAGAAAATTAAAGCGATTGATAGTTGATACTCAACAGAACAAGGTTAACGAGACACTTAATAATTCTTATCATCGTTCAAAACAGGAAATGAAAATACAACTCAAGCAACAACGCCTTCAAAAAATTGAAGAACTAAAAACGGAGTATTATTCGCTATTTTCAAGTGAGAATCCTCAAGAAAGAGGATATCGTTTAGAAAAAATTGTTGCTAATTTATTCAGAATTAACGATATTGATTACCATGATTCGTATAGAAATAGCACAAATACTCAACAGTTAGATGGCTATTTTAGGTTTGAAGGTTTCGATTATTTAGTTGAAATGAAATGGGAAAAAAATCCAGTAAATTCTCCGAAAATTGCTTCTTTAAAACAAAAAGTTGATACAAAACTAACTTCGACTCGGGGACTGTTTCTTTCAATAAATGGTTTTAGAGATGAAGTAATACAAGATTTTTCTAATAAAGATGCTAAAATTTTATTTATGGATGGACAAGAATTAGCTTATATTCTAGAAAATAGAATTAGTTTGTACGAAGCTTTAAAAGTTAAGATAATTGGTGCTTCTAAAACTGGCAATCCAAATGTTTCTATAATTAATCAAGAATAA